The DNA sequence TCCCGTCCTCATATAGGTATTGCCCCCAACTCGTACGCCTCCCTTCCCCAGCTTTCCGTTTTTACCCTTTAACCATTCCATATAAAAGTACAGACGAAGATAAAgatagggaaaaaaaatcacacacacactcaaaaacacacaaaaaaaaaaaaaaaaaaaaaaaaaaaaaacaccaaagcatacaagaaaacaaagactgtttcctatttttccttgtcccctcagaaaaaaagtcaaaaacaCCGTTTTTACGAACCGCCTTTTAGGGCAGCGCCAATTGAAACGCCTCTCCCTACCGGGGCGTGATATGCGCCTATACTTTGAAATCCCCTaaacagaagagagaaaattcAGTTAATAtcaaagaaaataaaagagaagaagataatCATAACAAAAGACAGCGGACCAAATTCAATCTCAACATACCTCATCAAGTCAAATCCTTGCTCATCTTCAggctcatctccagcatctgCAGGCCCTTGCTGGCCCGATTTCTGAGGTCGGGATGGACTGCTGGGCGGTGACTTGCCGCCAACCGTGGgcgggctgctgctccgtGTGGGCGCCTCCCGAGATGCTCTTGAAGGACTGACTTCGTACGGCGCCATCGGCTTCAGCGGCGTGCTGCCAATGTCGGCGTACTTCCAAAACGGCGCCGGCGAGCTTGTGGGCATGTGCTGGCTGGGCCGCTGCGCAGTGCTCGGGGGGCGCAAGCTTGGGATGCACTCGGGGCGGCGCAGGGGTGACGAATGACGGGTTGTCGTCCTGCAGATACGACGAGGTCAGCGTCGGCGACTGCGGGTGGAATCCGGGCAGCGGCGAGTCGGTTGTCGTTGATTTTCGCGCCCGGGGCAGCGGGCTGCCGTCGGCCGTCAGGGCCGAGCTGAGGCCGGTGTGGCGATCGTATGCGCGATCCGGCGTTGACTGGAGGGCGCGGCGCGACGATTGGGGAGGCGGCGATTTCAGCGGCGATCCTCGCCGTTTCTGCGCGGACGGGAGATCCCTGGCTAGCATGTCCTTAGGGCCATGTGTAATGTAATTCAGCTGGCTCGGCGATGACGGCACCGACGACCCTCTATGCCCGCCGCGGCCAATCTTGTATGCATTTCTAACCATTTCGTCGCGCGCGTCGGGCACAATATGCCATTTCATGCCCTTGCCGGGCTCGTCGGTGGTACGGGCGACCTTGTCGAAGGACTTGTTCAGCGACAGATTGTGCCGGATGGAATTCTACATTTGCACAGATCAGCATTTGGGTACTACTAACCAACAACACAACATGTCGATGCGACCGCATGGCTACTCACCTGCCAACCAGCCGCGTGTTGGTGGCGATAATAGGAATAACTACTCATGATGAAATTATAGATGCCGTTGAGATTGAGCTTGCCGTCGGGCGCATTGAGGATGGCCTGCGTGATCATCTGCGCATAGCTGTACTGGGGCTTCATGTGCTGGTTATCGTCAAGGCTAAGGTCTACGCCGCTGGCTCCCAGTATTCCTCCCGGCGTGCTCGCTGCGACCGGGGATTTTGTAATCGCTGCAGCGTTGCGGCCGTGGGACGAGGTTGGCGTGCCCGGTAGCTTCTGGTCTACCTTGACGGGAGAATccaagccatggcggcgaaCCTGCGCGTTGGCAGCCTTTGGTGTCCCGAGAACCCGTCCGCATCGCTGGAGGAAGGTCGGGTGGATGTGCAGTGCGCTCAGCTCCGACGGAAGCACAAACATCATCTCGACGTTGCCGATTTCAATCACTTCACCACTGGTCAGCGCATGTGATGTCTGGGCCTTGACGGGCTGGCCATCGACCTTTGCCCCGTTGCGGCCCTTGACGTAGAGCATCCACTTCTCGTCCTTGGAGTTGAACGAGATGGATGCGTGCTCGCGCGACACCATCTTGCTGGGGCCGAGGTCGATGTGCACCGCTTCATGGGCGGCATCAGCACCGCCGCCTGCCCCGCCATGCGACGCCTCCGGTGCGCGTCCGATGTGGACGCTGAGCTTGGTGATGTAGTATGTCCAGTCCTGCGCGGCCACCTTGGCATACGCCTTGACGCCGTCGCCGTTGGCCTCGTGGATGGCGTTGGAGTGGTCTTTGCTGGCCTGGACCGGCTGtgtcttgagctgctgcgtcACCTGCGCCACCAGCTGGTCGTCTTCGGCTCTGGACGGCGGCTCGGGCTCGGGCTCTGGCTCGGGAGCCTGCGATGCGGATGCGCCGTGGgcgttgctggtgctgctgttgttggtgttgctgatGTCGGATTGGGCTGGCGACCGGGCCCTCTTGCGACGCTTTGCGGGACGGCTGGGGGACGAGCTTTCGACGTCGGCTGCGGCGatttccttgtccttgctgCGCACATCGCGCCGGCCGCGCTGGCTTCTCTTGGCCGACGCCGGCATAATAAATGGTGCGTTTATTGTATTGTATGTATAAGTAAAaagatgatgttgtcgaGGTTCGGTCGCCCGTTGCGTTATCGTGGGTGGGCGGTtgttataaaaaaaaaacgatgacgatggcggcgagcGAAAAGTTGCGAAACTTTGAAGCTGCGGAGATTCTCTCTAAGCGGATGGGAATTAtattttttctctctcttcgacCCAGCCTGTGGAAAAGCTAAAAGGCTAttgaaagaaggcaaaaagTCGACGGTCCCGAGGTGGCGCATGCGAGGCCACAAAGCCTGGCGATCAAGTTTGTGCGCCCCAGGCTGGCATTTAAAaatgctttttttctggcTTTGGCAAACAGACAATGAATCAATCCAGAGGTGCCCGCCCAGGTATTTTTCAGGTGGCCTTGACGACAGAATCGCGTTCGCGTCGGACGACCCACCACTTAAGAACGGGTGGAACTTTAAAGTGGTGAAGGTACCTGGGTACTTGTGCTGGCCGGTATCTCTGTTAAGTTTCCGGTCCACGCAGGCTTGTGCGCTATCGGCGGTACTTGTGAGGACGTTGCGGCAAAAGTCTCTGCGGTCGCCCAGCTACCAGCTGCAGTGTCAGTTCCCCATACGGAGCCGCGGAGAGCCAAACAAGCCAAGTCGGGCTGGAATTTGATAATGGCAGCACGTCTTGAATTTATCGAGGCCGCCGCCCCGGGCATGGATGCAGGGACAGCTGCGCAGGAGGCGCTGAGATGGACCTGTCTTTGATCCCTTGATCCCTTGATATCCCTTTGAAGATGTGCACTATCCCTTGGAGCAGTAATACATGTAGCGGTACTTGTAGCATCCAGTGCAGGCCACGCCAAGGGCAGGCCTTTGATGGAGGGGCAACGCCGCTTGTAAATCATACAGTAGGGCGTCACAGGTATCACTTCTAGGACCTGCTCCGTGTAAGAGGTCTACAGTACGGTACTGGGTGCTGGGTACTGGGCACTGGGCACGAGACACTGTAGAATTGCCGGACCCTGCCCCGGCCGCTTGTTTGTTCCTACAGATTCGCGCCTCAACCCTGCCCTGCCTAATGCTAATGCCTCGTCCC is a window from the Trichoderma atroviride chromosome 5, complete sequence genome containing:
- a CDS encoding uncharacterized protein (EggNog:ENOG41) — translated: MPASAKRSQRGRRDVRSKDKEIAAADVESSSPSRPAKRRKRARSPAQSDISNTNNSSTSNAHGASASQAPEPEPEPEPPSRAEDDQLVAQVTQQLKTQPVQASKDHSNAIHEANGDGVKAYAKVAAQDWTYYITKLSVHIGRAPEASHGGAGGGADAAHEAVHIDLGPSKMVSREHASISFNSKDEKWMLYVKGRNGAKVDGQPVKAQTSHALTSGEVIEIGNVEMMFVLPSELSALHIHPTFLQRCGRVLGTPKAANAQVRRHGLDSPVKVDQKLPGTPTSSHGRNAAAITKSPVAASTPGGILGASGVDLSLDDNQHMKPQYSYAQMITQAILNAPDGKLNLNGIYNFIMSSYSYYRHQHAAGWQNSIRHNLSLNKSFDKVARTTDEPGKGMKWHIVPDARDEMVRNAYKIGRGGHRGSSVPSSPSQLNYITHGPKDMLARDLPSAQKRRGSPLKSPPPQSSRRALQSTPDRAYDRHTGLSSALTADGSPLPRARKSTTTDSPLPGFHPQSPTLTSSYLQDDNPSFVTPAPPRVHPKLAPPEHCAAAQPAHAHKLAGAVLEVRRHWQHAAEADGAVRSQSFKSISGGAHTEQQPAHGWRQVTAQQSIPTSEIGPARACRCWR